The Acidithiobacillus ferrooxidans ATCC 23270 genomic interval GGTGCCTCAGGAGGAGGTAATCCAGACCCTCTTGGCAGCCCGGGATGCGCTGGTGCTCATGCCTACCGGGGGCGGGAAATCCCTGTGCTATCAGATTCCCGCCATCGCCATGGCAGGGACGGGCGTAGTCATTTCACCACTGATCGCGCTCATGGAAGATCAGGTCAACGCCCTGCGTCAGGCGGGTGTCGCTGCCGCTGCCCTGAATTCCAGTGCCAGCCCCGCAGAATCACGCGCTACCGAGGAGGCGTTGCTGCAGGGCTGCCTCGATCTGCTCTACATCGCTCCGGAACGCTTGCTGCAGGAACGCACCCTCAATCTGCTGCAAAGGGCCACAGTCAATCTCTTCGCTATTGACGAAGCCCATTGCGTGTCCCAGTGGGGTCACGACTTCCGCCCGGAATACCTGCAATTACGAGTGCTGCATGAGCGCTTTCCGCTGGTGCCGCGCATTGCCCTCACGGCCACCGCCGACTCAAAAACCCGCGCGGAAATCACCGAACGGCTGACGCTACAGGAAGCCGCCGTCTTTATCCGCTCCTTTGACCGACCCAACATCCGTTACCATATCAATAGCGGTAGTCAGGGCGCACGCAACGCCTTGCTGCGATTCATCCGCGACCGCCACGCCGGAGATGCCGGCATCGTATATTGCCTGTCCCGCAAGCGCGTGGAAGAAGTTGCCGAGTGGCTGCAGGGCGAAGGGCTGGACGCCCTGCCCTATCATGCCGGTTTGGGTATCGATGAGCGGCGTCGTAACCAGCAACGATTTCAGCAGGATGAAGGGGTGATCATTGTCGCCACCATAGCCTTCGGTATGGGCATCGACAAACCGAATGTCCGCTTTGTAGCGCACCTGAATCTGCCCAAGAGCATCGAGGCCTACTATCAGGAAACTGGACGCGCCGGGCGCGACGGCCTGCCTGCAGAAGCCTGGATGCATTACAGTCTTCGTGATGTCGTGCAATTACGGCAGATGATCCAGCAATCCGAAGCCGACCTGCCGCGCAAACAGATGGAAGGACACAAGCTGGATGCTATGCTCGCGCTTTGCGAAACCACGGACTGCCGCCGTCAGACCCTGCTCGGCTACTTTGGCGAAAGCCTCTCCTCCCCCTGCGGCAATTGCGACAATTGCCTGCAGCCGCCGGCCACCTGGGATGCCACGGTGGCCGCACAGAAAGCCCTGTCTGCCATCCATCGCACCGGCCAGCGCTTCGGGGTACAGTATCTGGTAGACGTATTGCTGGCTCGGGAAGATCCACGCATTCAGCAACAGGGGCATGACCGGCTCAGCGTGTACGGCATTGGCAAAGAACTGTCTGCCAACGCGTGGCGCGCCCTGTTTCGCCACCTCTTGCTGCGCGGACTCGTGGAAGTGGATCACGACGGCCACGGTGGCATGCGCCTCAGCCCATCCAGTCGCCCGCTCCTGCGCAACGAAGAAAAGCTGACCCTGCGCCAGCACGAAAGCCCGGTCCCCAGGCAACGCGAACAACGCCCGGAGATCGCACCCCGCGACACCGCGCTCTGGGAAGCCCTGCGCCAGCACCGCCGTGAACTGGCGCAGGCCCAGGGCGTGCCGCCCTACGTCATTTTTCACGACGCCACCCTCATGGAAATGCTCCATCGACGCCCGCGTGACCTGGAAGCACTGGCTGCGCTCCCCGGCATCGGCGAGCGCAAACTGGCGGCTTACGGTACATCTTTTCTGAAGATACTGCATCGCGATCGGCCTTCCTGAGATCCTCGCGCAGATACGACGCGGAGATGACGGCTTGCCCTGCGCCGCAGCAGGCGGCATCATGAGGGCATGACTCAGGATAGCCCCATGAACCCGCAAAGCTTCGCCGTCACCGTCGAAAGCACCCTCGATGACCTGCAGAACCGGATAGAGGCCGATGCTCCCGAAGTGGAGTGCGACCTCGTGGACAGCGTACTCACCCTGCTCCTGCCCGACGACGGTCAGATCATCATCAATCGTCAGGAGGCGGCGCAACAGATTTGGCTGGCGTGCAGCGATGGTCCGGCACGTTTTTCGTGGCAGGGCGACGCGTGGCAGGACAGCCGGACGGGGGAATCCCTGAAACAGGCCGTCGGCCGCCTGCTGAGCCTGCATCTCGGCCACCCCGTATCACTGGGTTGAGCACATGGCCTACTGGCTGATGAAGACCGAGCCCGATGCCTTTTCCCTGCAGGATTTGCAGCGACGCGGACAGGAGCCCTGGGACGGCATCCGCAATTATCAGGCCCGAAATTTCCTGCGGAGCATGCAGACCGGCGACGAAGTCTTCATTTACCATTCACGTGTGCCGGCCCCGGGTATCGTCGGCACTGCCGAAGTCGTCTGTGCCGCTTATCCTGACCCTACCCAGTTTGACCCGCAGAGCAAATATTACGACCCGGCCTCCCATCCCGACCGGCCGCGCTGGGACCTGGTGGAGGTGGCCTATCGCCGAACCTTTGCCCAGGGCATCGCGCTCGACACTCTTCGCACCATCCCGGAGTTTTCTGACAGCCCACTGATTCGCAAGGGGAATCGCCTTTCGATCTTGCCCATTACCAGCAGCCAGTGGCAGTATATCCTGCAGTATGCCGGATAAACCGGTGCAGGGTGAAAAAAGCGAACCTGGTGGACGGCGTTACCATCCCCTCACGATTTGCCATATCATTTATCGTTTGACGGCGTGAGCCGAACTTTCTCATCCCGGAGTCCAGCATGACCTATCAACAACTCGTAGAATTCCTCGATCGCCATTTGGGATACCCCTTCCTGCCGGATATGGCGCCGGATGCGGCGCTGCGTGCCGCGCAGCAGGGCGGGCTTGACGATGCGCTGACCACGGAGGTGCTGACCGCCC includes:
- the recQ gene encoding DNA helicase RecQ, yielding MPILPTQQPVEILRHTFGYDAFRVPQEEVIQTLLAARDALVLMPTGGGKSLCYQIPAIAMAGTGVVISPLIALMEDQVNALRQAGVAAAALNSSASPAESRATEEALLQGCLDLLYIAPERLLQERTLNLLQRATVNLFAIDEAHCVSQWGHDFRPEYLQLRVLHERFPLVPRIALTATADSKTRAEITERLTLQEAAVFIRSFDRPNIRYHINSGSQGARNALLRFIRDRHAGDAGIVYCLSRKRVEEVAEWLQGEGLDALPYHAGLGIDERRRNQQRFQQDEGVIIVATIAFGMGIDKPNVRFVAHLNLPKSIEAYYQETGRAGRDGLPAEAWMHYSLRDVVQLRQMIQQSEADLPRKQMEGHKLDAMLALCETTDCRRQTLLGYFGESLSSPCGNCDNCLQPPATWDATVAAQKALSAIHRTGQRFGVQYLVDVLLAREDPRIQQQGHDRLSVYGIGKELSANAWRALFRHLLLRGLVEVDHDGHGGMRLSPSSRPLLRNEEKLTLRQHESPVPRQREQRPEIAPRDTALWEALRQHRRELAQAQGVPPYVIFHDATLMEMLHRRPRDLEALAALPGIGERKLAAYGTSFLKILHRDRPS
- the cyaY gene encoding iron donor protein CyaY, which codes for MNPQSFAVTVESTLDDLQNRIEADAPEVECDLVDSVLTLLLPDDGQIIINRQEAAQQIWLACSDGPARFSWQGDAWQDSRTGESLKQAVGRLLSLHLGHPVSLG
- a CDS encoding EVE domain-containing protein produces the protein MAYWLMKTEPDAFSLQDLQRRGQEPWDGIRNYQARNFLRSMQTGDEVFIYHSRVPAPGIVGTAEVVCAAYPDPTQFDPQSKYYDPASHPDRPRWDLVEVAYRRTFAQGIALDTLRTIPEFSDSPLIRKGNRLSILPITSSQWQYILQYAG